The DNA window attaatatattatatttttcgaaaaaatttttattttggtaacACGCCACCCCCAAAACCTACGAACATTTGTGATTATATGTTCATAGCTATTTAAAACagttttcttatatttttgggGTTCAGTAAGATcgaaaatgtttgaatttgCTGGAACTCATAATGAGGGCAAGCATTATTAATGCGCCGTTCATAGGAAATAACCCAAAAGCAAGATCGGCAGCACAGTAAAACAAAATAGATCCGAGGAATGAATTATGACAGTTCTAATTGACTGAAATATGGTGCGATGGCTGTTTTCCGTCATCTTGAACCGCTTGGGGTTGAGCGAATGGCGGGAGGGGTGGAATCTTTTGGATTGAAGTGAGCAAACGAGCATCTTACCAGATACTTTGGTGCACTTTCCGTTCAGTTGTGTTTCAGCTCGAGTTGATTGGATGGGTTTCGTTCTCGTCTTCGTATTTCGGAAAAACCATACTGGGTGGAGGGAGGCTGCTATTTCAAGTGGATCTTTTGAAAACAGAACCCAAAAGAGACGGCGACAGGCGGACactatttcattttcttttcccTCTGCCCGTTTTTGAAGTGCCAGTTTGTGTATCTGAAAGATACGCTTAGCAAGCAGACGCTCACACAATCAAGGCAAGGAAACGCCAGGCGGTGCTGCTTTTTGgataaaatgaaagaaatgGATTTTTGACAGATTTATGACTATCGAGCCGTCTTcatattttgaattattgcCATCGAAATAGACGAAAAATTCGTGTTTCTTTTGCCTCACTTTCCTGCGGTGTGCCTTGGTTTGGCATGGCTTTCCATTTTGGAAAACAGTCTCCTGCCGTTCTGAAACAATtcaacgcacacacatacgGATTGGGTTTTGGCAGCTCTCAGCCGTCGCGACGCGTCGACTGTCCTCGAGAGTATGGTAGGAAGAAAGGATATTTTGGCCTTCCTTTCGGTTATATTTTTGgattattttttgttcgatAACATATCTGAGACACTTAAAGGGTCTGTACGTTTCAGACGATAGTTAAGTCGGTTGCAGCTGGTTTTTATGATTTCTGCACAAAATTGGGTCGGAACTTCCCGATATTGTTACGGAATGAAAGTTCTGCAGAGATAGTTATTTGTTTATGTATCACTGTGAGGGCTAACACAACTTATGATGTACTTAGGAAAAAAATGTGTGATTGCCTTGTGATTACACCTGTACACAATTCCTTCAGATTTTGCGTTCCAGGCACATTCCAGGCACAAATGCGAAAAAGCCTCTGGAGAAATAACTTTCACCAGTTTCCTAATTTGTAATGAATGTAATTGTCATTTTCTAGCTATTGTAGCATTGCAGTTTCTCTCCAGGTTGCGCTAAGTATCGGCGATCGAACGTATCGACAACTGCTTCGGTTCGTGACACTCTCAAAAAACAACTTGCAATGCTTGTTTGGCCCcagaaacacacaaaacaaattcGTTACAACCGTAATATAAACATCTAATCAAAGACTCCCAATCAAAACGGGATTGATAAGGTTTCGGCTGCATTTCGTTCTGACCGGcgaaactgaaaaccgaaaattAAGTAGCGCTAAGATATTAACCCGCAGGTTCTTTAGCTGCACAATAAAACAATACCATAAACAAAGCCAATTTGAAGGCAGCCAGAGATCgaacaaaaactgaaatccACACAGAAAGGGGAAAAAGCCAGCACAGAAGCAGCTActttaaattaacaattttatttttatcccGCAAACAAATCTTGCTAGCGAATATTTTACAATTGGTGCTCCCAGCCAGCCAAGTCCCACTGTACTACCTCATCTCTTCCACGGTGCGCCCCCGATTCAGAGTTCGCAGAcggagttgcagttgcagtacGAATGGTGAGCGCATTTAAGCAACGTTATTGGCAAATCGTGACTGTAGTTCCATGAAACTGATATCGAGCAGCAGCCTTGGAGGCAGCGGCCgtggctgccacgcccccagcgGTCAGTGCGCTTGATGTGGCGCCCCCACATCCCGTTTCCGCAACCCCAGAAAACTCCACGCCACTGCCTATTCACAAACCCCTTTTATTACTTGCTGTATATAGACTAAGGCAATACcttagaaattaaattaagtgcaAAATGCTTTAACGAACACCATAATCATAACGGTCCTCCATGCCCCACGTATGCATTACGCCCCCAAACCTCCCCGAATTGAATGCACTCGCTTACACCGCCCGAGGGCACCTCTCGCTCAATGCAAGTCAAGGCACTTCAATGCATCGATCGCGCGATCGTAAATTGCCAGCTTATAATGCCAATACTTATGGATTATTGTCTTAGCTCGTTGTTGCCTATGATATTGTTTTTCAAGGCATGGAGTAGAAATTAACAattctttattttctaaaaGTAGTCAGAAATCAAGTACCTTCACTTTCTAAGACGGTTGTATCTtgataaatatatgtatatgttggTACTTCCAATTCAGAATAATTCAATTTAGAGTTATTTAAGCAGGCCACAACAAGTtgtttgtacatatgtacacatggGGATGGATATTCCAGATCCATGTTGCCTTTGTACAAATTGGTGTAGCATTCATATGCGATTACTGATTGTCGTCTAAGCCTGAATGTCAGTGGTTGTAATCGCGGCCCGGATTGGCCAAAGTGCCGGTTACAAATGGCCAAGATCTGTCGCTGCCCGATCGACctgtagctgctgctgtccCAATCGTCACACACTTTTGTTGGCTGGGCTTTGTTTTTGATCAGAGGACTCTGGTGCAGAAGGAATTTCGCTTATTTTCGTAGTCCTCGTTGTCATCGTCGTCTGCATGCCCCAGATGGGCCTGATCCCCGACTCCCGCCTTTCCCTGGCCCAGCATCTCTCCCACCCAACGATTGATTTACGGGCCGAACTACCAACTACTGTAGAGATGCCAATAACGATGCCTTGGTCATGATCGTTGGCCAGGTCAGTTCCATTACTTTCGGGCCAATTCGCCATTGTTACAAATgctaattttgaaattttttgtatttaaatgtacGCGAGGAAGGCGCTGAGACCAACTCAGCAATTCTTAAAACTGCAACTTCAACATCAGcagctgcttctgcttcttttaatattataaCCTGTACGAAAGAGTGTCAAGAGGTGTTGTTAGTATATGCCTTTAACAACAGGTCCGCCGAAGCTTTATTTCCCtgtaataatatattttcattcaCGTGTACTTAGCTATAATGTCAACACATATCATGTTATTCCGATTTTTACCACCCCTCAGAAGAGTATCCAGTCTTCATCTATTAAACCCTTTCAGTGGTTCCTAGTTCATGGGGCAAATGTGGCATTGAATTTCATATTGCAGTGCCTGACCAATGTTTGGACCCTAGCAGGAGCGATCTCAAAATGGCATTCACAATCGAATGCGTCCTCGTCGCTGCTCCGCTTCTGCAGTCGATCGCTGTGTAATGAATGTTATGTTCTTGGCGGCGATCGCATGACAGGCGCATGTTGCAGCCGCTGGCATCCGCACCATTATGGCCAAGAGTCGCGAGCTGGAAGTAGCCCACCGTGGCCCAATGCAATGCACATTCCCCAAAAGCGTGTAATCAATAAACAACGAGACTCATCGCCATCGGAGCTTCTCTCTCAGCCGCACTATCTGGGCGTCTGGCTTCTTCTGGATCTTTGGACAGGATGGGTTGGGATGTTGGCCTGGACCTATGGCATCTCCCATCTGGCCGTGTAACCTATGGGAATGCCGTGGCGATTGCGCTCGATTGTATCTGCTTCgcttttggttttattttagtatTCGTGCCCGGATAATGATCCATTGTTTGCATCCTGAACTTGTTTAAAATGCACCCAGTCCGCGGATCCACGGGAGTGTATTCACTCCGCTCCATCTTGTTTGCTGGCTGCCTCATCATCGTATCGCGTCTACCATATCTGAAGCTATGCCTAATACATTATGTATTTTGGGCACTGATTATGTCTGCAAAGAATCAGGTTACCCAATTTTTGGGAATTATTGATtgtaatcatttaaattactaaaatatatttaatctAGTACAGCTTGTATTAGTCCCAACTTAAATCAACATGAGAGCCTTTGCTTTTTCGATTTAACCTTCTGTGAAATTATCTTTTACGGAAGACCGAAATGTGTTAGGACATTTAGGGATACTTCATCACGACCAGAGCTAAAACAATTCTGCAGTTGCGGCCAATAATTTCAGGAATAGATACAAACTAAATAAATCACTCACAAGGACAACACCACCAGGTGCCCGAGGGGATCCACCCCGTGCTCTGAATCGTATTCGCATTCGAATTTGGGCATCTTGCAATACTTGTTGCCTGCCATGATGGGCAACGTGATCGCTAAGCCAAGCAAAGAGACAGGAGCAAGAGTGAGTCCGGCCTAAATGACCCATTGTGTAGCTGCCTCGCTGGCCCCTGAACAATTGTTCTGCCTGACTGACATCGGGTTGGGATGCTTTCGATGTTCTGTTTCGGTTTGGGAAGAAACAATCGATCGTTGGGTCTGAAAGCGATCCTGTCGCTGCGACAAATATCACgcatgaatatttaaaagtatCTTTTTTCCGCATAAAAGACAAAGgctcttttaaatttatgggAGTCAGGGGGCCCCAATATTGTGGAATGAATTTTGTGGTCAGCAGGCCACGTAACAATTCCTAGCAAATCAGTTATGAAGGGTCTTCAGGGAAGCGTCATTCGCTTGAAAGTTCGGCACGTTCGCTGTGATTTACTGCAGATAGAAATCCCGGTCCGTCGATAAAGGTGCAGAGAATCTCTTTGTCCTATCGGCGACGAAGTCGTTAAACGATTATCTTGCAATCGCTAAAATGGTTTTACTGTTTAAAGCTCTCCAAGTCAATGTGCAGGCCAATTTGCCGATATGGATAAGGATTAACTAGTTCTATGTCATTCCAGAATTCTTCCTTCTAATAGCGACAATAATGATATTGATAATAATTGTGCAGGCGGATTTACGGCACAGATATGAAACTTACATCGTAAATCAGTCATTAGCTATCAATTCCTATGATTGATTTACACATTGTTTTTGATCGTTATTGATCACATTGTATTTGTCTTTTTTCATATAGATTAGATTGGTATTATTTATAGaacttaaaagaaatattgatAAAAGCTTTATATTAGATCAGGTTAGTTTCATGTCGCCAACCAATCAATAAATTTAGTATGAAGTTcgaaatttaaacatttagcTTTAGAAATGCTTTAGAAAAGTTCGTTTTTGCTTAAAGAACACAACCCATAATTGAACCGCACTTTGAATTTCACTAAGCGAAGTTTGttacaacatttttggcacGTTAAGTGAATCCGCATTTGCACATTCCCGATTCAATCAGTGGCACTTCTTTGTTCTTTCGTATCACATTGttttttaaagtaattaaaGCGTCTTAGTCTGAATCAGGAAGCTCCCCCCGACCGCGTCATAATACACATGGCCAGGCGATGTCAATCCGGCGCagccaggagcagcaacaTAAAGATCACAACAGGAATAAGTCCTTTTAATGGCCGCCACAAAGATCGAAGACCAGGGAATGCAAGAGCGGGCGGttagcaaattaaaatacaacaagagagaacgctatagtcgagttccccgactatctgatacccgttactcagctagtggaagtgcgaagaagagtcttcaacactgacgtttttggcggcttgtgggcgcggcaaaaagtttttctgcaaatcgatagtaATTTACAGGACccatacaaaaataaaaaaatatcaaaacacctttcaaaagtgtgggcgtggcagctttgggcagtttgtgggcgttagaatgggcgtggtaacatgaatcgacaaacatgcgctgcttctatgtcactggagtctgtatgtttaacctcaactttctagcttttgtagctcctgacgttcatacggacggacagacagacggacatggccagaccGACCCGGCTAtcgatcctgatcaataatatatatactttatatggtcggaaacgcttccttctccctgttacatacttttcaacgaatctagtatacccttttactctacgagtaacgggtataaaaatggcGACATGGGACTTACGAGCCCAATGCGGTGGCGCTAAATCAAACGATGAACACAAAATTGCCATAATGGCGACACCAGCGCCATTGCAGTGCGGGATCTGGGATTGGAAATCCGGGGCGACTCTAATTATATGGGTAAATTGCTGGCGCACGCTCCaaaatgtttaacattaaTTGAGATCTCGCTGGCTATTTGCAAAATGACCGTCTTACCATCGCGCGGCACAGAAGCTGAAAACGTTCATCACAAGTGCCAATTTGGCCAAGTGAAGACCAAGCCGAGAATCCGCTCAATGAATTCATATATACAGCAAGAGATGGGCGAACAAAAGTCGGTTAGGTCACGATTATGAAGCTATTATTTAGAAATGGTGCCTGAGAGTTTGCCGGTCTTTGAGGCTATTCTACGTCTACGTTTTATTAGACGCTGCATTCCGCCATACGGACGGATGTATCTCAGTAAAGGCGATTTACCGGcggcattttaaattttgactTCATCCAGCAATTCAAACATTCTTCGGAATTACCGAAGAATTCCAAATTCCGGAATTACCAATTTCTATGTTAGTGTTTTATGATCCTTAATGAAAGTGTTtagaccaaaacaaaactgtatttaaatagaaaatcaTAATATTTAAACTCAAAACTCAGTAACCTATTATTTAATACCTCAAAAATCATAATCAAGgttcttattttgtattcttaaaaaatatttttaactcAAAAAATGTACAACATTATTGTTATTCTATCAATAATCCGATCATATCAATGTAGCCGATTAACGCCACAGATAGCACTGTCGATCAACAAAGCGTCACGACGCGTCGTTGATGCGATTGGATGGACGTTTTTTGATTTCTAAAATGCCCAAGGGAGTCAAATCCTGAGCACCCGGATATTCGTTCGCTGATTAATTAAGTACCGTATATACTTCATTTTCAACCCCTCAAACGTCGAAAGCAATTCTGAAAGAGGAAACAATGGCGATTTATCGATGTTCTGTTTACCTCTGGGTAGAGCCGCCCTTCTTATGCGGCAAGTTCTAAAAATTGTCAAAGACCCCGAAGCGAAGAAGGATTTGAATAACATTAGGTTTTCAAAAATCCAGGATTTTTTGGATTATAGCGACATGTCCTCCCACTTTTCGGGTAAAAAGCTCCTCAAGAAACAACCAACTAAAGAACGAAATCGAACTGCTTCCATTAATTTTACAGTCTCATTTTGACTGACACTGTTATGTCcccccaaaaatgttttcttaatagttgcataaaaacttttatcTTGTATTTGATCACAATGTTTTCTTATCCAATTTTATATCTTTTCGCCTTGGCATGTGACAGCCCCAACAAGGACTCGTGTTTTCGGATGTAAGGTTTATCCAGTTTCCATTCCACCTCCGATCAGCAGAAAGAACCAGTCTTTTTAAGGAATTTAAATGGCGCTTTCTGTTTTCTATCCTAAAATGGTAAAAACGGAAGGGAATTTTCAGTACAAATTTTTCATAGAGCAACtttcaatcaaaatcaaaattaaaaaataattgtacAATACACGAAATACTCTATACTACTGTTAAATCTTCTGTGACAATTACCTTGAAAAAGTAGGCCTAACGGCTTGCTGAAGGGCCGGACCAACTGAACGCGGCAGGAATCGTGTTGGGCCAAAATATCACCACCACTGCAGCGAGTATTTTAACATTCTATACAGTTGTTAACACAATCGTCAGTTTGCACGGCAGATTCTTCTGAACATATCGATTTCTTTGGCCAGTTAAAACAGATCACGTCCGCCATAATTTTACAGACGGATTCAACCAGTGGCTCCATCCGTGGCTTTTTGACTTGAATCTCGGTTCACCAGGCCAAACCCAAGGCCTGAACTCAAAACCCCGACTAGCGCTGGAGAGGGCATTTGGGTTCGGGGCGAAGGCAAGGCGCTGACAAaccaaaaaatgttgaaaatgcGTTTTGCTCGAAACAACGAAAACAAGGCAAATGATTCGGTTTCGCTTTTCGTATCAGCTCACGGACTTAGGCGGTTTTCTCCTTCTTTACGCAGAATTGTCGCAAGGCCGCCAAGGAGTTTCCCCCGGAGCTGAGGTTCTCTGGGGATTCTGATCCTCCGGCAGTAGCTGCGGCTGCTAACTTTGCTTTGGAGTTAGCCCCGGCGCCACTGCTACCCAAGGAATCGAACATAGATGACAATGCGTTGAGCGAATCACTTGGATACTTCTTTGTGCTTTCCGAACTCCCATCGTAGGATTTGTGGCTAGAAGTGGGTGATTTAGGAGTTCCTGATCTCTGACTTTCGGCAGGGCTTTGAGGAGGTAGCAACCTAGTCTGAGGACTTTCGGCCGAAGGCGGTGTCTTCGGGGAGCACCTTTCCacattattattgttattgttagtGGCACTCCTATTAACCACAGCTGTCTCTATTTTGGATGACTCGTCGACTTCATTTTGTTCATCAGCAAATTCAGACTTGATCTCCATATTAATAGGTTCCGATTCCGTCTCCCTTTCTTGCTTTATTGCTGGCTTTGACGACTCCTCCTCATGCCCTCCCCCTTGCTGCTGTTTTTCGGGAGTCGGTGCACCCAATCTCGGCCTGGCTTCTGCACTGCACTCACTGCCACTCCTTTCGCTGCTTGTATATCTATAGTGCTGATAGTAGGGATCATTGGTATCGATCAATGGCTTGTTGTAATCAACAGTTTCATCGATCCCCAATCGTTTCAGTATGCTGGAGGCCACGGGCGAGGTGTTTTTGGTGGATGAGTTGGATGGACTGCTAGCTGGCAGGCTGGCGTGTCTGGGTGGGGTGTCAAAGCTGGTTGTAAACATCTGCTCAATGGCACTCAAAACAGAAGAAGCCCCTGGAGCCTTTGCGCTACCGCCGTTCTTTTGCTCCACTAACTCTGGGGACTTGTTTTTCGTTAAAAGTTGGGCAGTAGCAACTTTGGCAATTTCTTCTGGGGCTTTTACCCCCGTAATATACTGCCGCATGCGTTCGGCAAAAAGAGCGGCATCGTTTTTATCGCCTCCCCCAGGTCCCAAGCCGGGTTTTCCTTGCACCGATGATTTTTCGTTTGAATGATCTTCCTGCGTCGTTCCTGATCCGCCCTTCATTTCCAAAAGTTTCCGTACAGGCAGAGATTTCTCGCGCTTTTTTGGAGTTGGTCGCTTTCGCGCTCCTGCAGACTGTAAGAGCGGTTCAGCATAGTGATTGTTCTTGGCCATGTGGTTGCTCAGATCACCTAAAGAATTAAAGGCCTTATCGCAAACTTTACACGTGAGGACTGCACTGAGGGTGCGACTTTCTTCGGAACTCAGACTGTTGTGGCTTTCCTTGGCATCTGAGATGGCATTGGCATTCCCTGATTTGATAGATATACTCTGCTCCTGCGATAGGATATTCGTGTAGTGCTGGGTCTCCTGCATGTGTTTTGTCATTTCGCCTAGAGATCGAAAACTCTCTCCGCAACGCATGCACTTAAGGATCTGCATGGCCTGCTCTACACCCTTGCCAAGCCAAACGTTCTGGCCTCTAACCAATTTTCGTGGTAGTGGCGTGGGTGGATCGCCTCGATATTGGAATGCATTCTTCACATTTGCCGATGGTGAGTGATTGGAGGCGCTTCCTGAACTGTGCTTTCGGAGGTTATGATTctgcggcggtggcggtggagtTGGATGGTGTGGTTGCGGCTGGGGATTGTTACTTGGCAGATTACCAAAAGGTGGTACATTCACTCCACAATGCTTACTGTCCTTCATGTGAGTGGTCAGGGCCTCCAGAGTGGGGAAACTCTGCTTGCACCACACACACCTAAACACCGAACTGGCCACACCCTTATTTTGCCAGTGTGATTGCCAAATGTTATGCCTCGCTTTGGTCACTGCGCCACTACCAGCACCACCGACTCCGGACCCTCCTCCCGATTCGGAATTCTGTTTGGATGTTGGTTGAACCGGACTTTTTGGTGGCTGAGATGCTGCTTGTGGGGTTGTGGCCTTGGAGGAGTACATTTTTTCCTTGGTGCCCATTCCACTCGCTCCACCCTTTACAATATCAGACATCTTTTCTAGCGGATCCATTACCAAATCGTTTTTGCTATTCCAGTCGGGGAATTGTCCCGCTCGGAAAATATTGGCGGCTGCCACAGCGGCAAGATAAGGATTAACTCCTGGCAACAGTTGACTGGCTGAAGGCGAAGCCACGGAATTTGCGGGTGGGCTATCTGACTTGAACATTTTCTTAACCTGAATGTGACCAAGTTGAGGTTCCGATTCGTGACCACGTTTCCGGGTTCCTACGGAGAGATCAAGTGGATTGTTGGCACCGTCATCAaagtcctcctcctcgccctCGGAAGCAGGTGGTTCAGCCGATTCCGCCCTTCCATACAGATTGGTGCGAAAGTCCAGAGCTTCCGAATTATTACTCGATGTAGTGGGCGAAGCCTGTGGAGGAAGTTTAAATGGAGCCGCCGCCTCATTAGCCAGTGGGAGTGGCAGCCGTGGACCCGccccagcagctgcagcagcggccaAAGGAAATCCATACTGCTGGGCGGCTGCTGCAACCATGTGCAAGTACGCCTCCATTGAGGGCGGCTGGGCGGGCAGGGACTGCGGAACTGCCGGAAATGATGAGTGTAGTGTGGTGGGCCCTTCTCCGGGCATCACTCCGGTGGATAGAGTGGCTGCGTCTAACCTATGACCTACTCCGCCGCtggcagcaccaccaccattcTCTGAAGAGTTTGAGTCATGCGATGGACACCGTTCGCTGGAATTCGCCGACTCAGTGGAACGCGGACGAGCTGTGGGCAGAGCGctgcaaatacaaaaatggttatatacataattaaattaaagtttattaatctttaaaaatctaaaaaaagaagttaatcattttttgcacttttcatAGCTTAAAAAAATAGAGACTAGATGGAAAAACACGTGATCAAAGATATGACATGACGAACACATTATGTCAAAATAAGAACTCCTAAGAACAATAGGTACGTGTTACTACAGTAAAAATCATACATTTGGAAGCTACAGGAATAAAACGCGACTTCTAGATTGACAGAAGTGtacctatgtatatatactgATAGTCCATTAGGTAGAAAAGGattgaatttcaaaaaaataactagtagtaaatataaatgcggcaaaacccaaaccaaatacaaaataaaaaccaacaaacaaaagccTTGATAGGGCTTTATAGGACTAGTACATGTTTAACAAAACGTATTGACcgttaaaaacttttttattttactattCGCATTCGCCACAGTCAAGCAATTAAGCTTATCGTTGAGATCAATCAGCAATCTGTCACCTCTAAATagctgaattttaaaataatttgagCGACAAAGCTATCTCTCTTCCTTTTGTCAACCGACTTTCGCAGGACAAACATTTCTCATGATGAGACCGGTAAATAAGCCATCAAAAGCATTGGAAATCATTATAGATCGGTTTACCTTTTATTTCGCTTCGTTCTGTGCTAAATCATTAGTCGGACAGGGGGACCTACAATGCCATCAATGGCCAAAATATGTCAACATTTCGATTTGTTATTCAAATTTTTGAGCGCCATAAGGCAAACGCgaatagaaaaaataaaactatttcgCAGAGAGCTGTGGTTAAGTATTTTACTCGGTTCGAGGGAtgtaaaaattcaaatgaaacaATGGCGATTAATTCGAGACTTTAAGCGTGCGTTATGAGCAATGCGGATCATAATCAAAAATACGAATCTGAGAAGAGATTTAAGTGTTTGACAAACTTGGAGGCAATAATCGTTTAGACGACCGACCACAAATTCCTCAGGgtttgaataaattaattggGCTGCTAAAAAATGTGCATAAATAGAgatgaaaaaaacaaattttattgcCCTCGTAGCagagaaaaccaaaaaaaagagaataaGGAAATTATTTACCATCAAAGAGACTGAATCTCTAAACTTTATTTCCTTGATTTGTTCAAGTGTGTAACATTCAAATTAAAACCACTTATGATTTTAATAGCCCCGATTGTTTGcttagaaaatatttcacagaaTCATAATTCAGCGGGTTTCGTATAGCTTATTTTGAATGATTGCCTGATTAGCTTTGAAGTATATGCAAAGGTTATAAATTGTCGATGATAGCTCTATATAATAActatgtatttgtgtgtgtgggcgtaTTGTGCCTTGCTGTTTGGGTTTGCATTTGAGTCGGGCGGAAATAACCGAACTTAATCAATAACCACAGTTTATGGGGTCTTTTTTAGTCAAAGATTCGGATATCAAGTATTTATCATGTGCTTTTGTGCGACGAACGATCATTCACcgaaaaaacattttttaccGGCATTAAGTTGTTTGATTCGGAGGAGTTTTGTCACTGGGCCCTTTCAGAAAGTCAGTATTTAATTGATGGATTGTTTACTAACAAATCCGGCCTAGCACAATATTGATGGCATCTTAAGGAACGTCGAAACAAAATCTGAGCTGCACATGGCAGCTTATTTGGAGCTCAGTTACCTGCCAGGTGACAGCATATCAAAGATAGTTATTACACGCACTGTGCAATCACTCACCACTAATTAGCTATCCAGATTGCAAGGGGCGATTAAGCCCGCATACAACCCGCTCGTTTCCCCTTTATTTTGCTACACTACTATGAAATACTTGGCAACAAATTTTCCCGCAAGCATATCATAATCTGAAATCTCGTTATTCGATTAAGCTTAAATCAAAATGATTTATACGCAACTCCAGCAAGTGCAGTTAATTACAAGTTGAAATGTCTCATTAATAATCGAAAGTTACATATTGATATGCACCCGTAAAGCGAAGGCTAACTAAAACTGTAGTTGTAATTATAAGTCTGATATGGGAGACTTGTTTGGAACTAAGGTgagaataaaaacaagagagaacgctaaagtcga is part of the Drosophila yakuba strain Tai18E2 chromosome 2R, Prin_Dyak_Tai18E2_2.1, whole genome shotgun sequence genome and encodes:
- the LOC6529196 gene encoding protein teashirt, whose product is MLHEALMLEIYRQALNAGALPTARPRSTESANSSERCPSHDSNSSENGGGAASGGVGHRLDAATLSTGVMPGEGPTTLHSSFPAVPQSLPAQPPSMEAYLHMVAAAAQQYGFPLAAAAAAGAGPRLPLPLANEAAAPFKLPPQASPTTSSNNSEALDFRTNLYGRAESAEPPASEGEEEDFDDGANNPLDLSVGTRKRGHESEPQLGHIQVKKMFKSDSPPANSVASPSASQLLPGVNPYLAAVAAANIFRAGQFPDWNSKNDLVMDPLEKMSDIVKGGASGMGTKEKMYSSKATTPQAASQPPKSPVQPTSKQNSESGGGSGVGGAGSGAVTKARHNIWQSHWQNKGVASSVFRCVWCKQSFPTLEALTTHMKDSKHCGVNVPPFGNLPSNNPQPQPHHPTPPPPPQNHNLRKHSSGSASNHSPSANVKNAFQYRGDPPTPLPRKLVRGQNVWLGKGVEQAMQILKCMRCGESFRSLGEMTKHMQETQHYTNILSQEQSISIKSGNANAISDAKESHNSLSSEESRTLSAVLTCKVCDKAFNSLGDLSNHMAKNNHYAEPLLQSAGARKRPTPKKREKSLPVRKLLEMKGGSGTTQEDHSNEKSSVQGKPGLGPGGGDKNDAALFAERMRQYITGVKAPEEIAKVATAQLLTKNKSPELVEQKNGGSAKAPGASSVLSAIEQMFTTSFDTPPRHASLPASSPSNSSTKNTSPVASSILKRLGIDETVDYNKPLIDTNDPYYQHYRYTSSERSGSECSAEARPRLGAPTPEKQQQGGGHEEESSKPAIKQERETESEPINMEIKSEFADEQNEVDESSKIETAVVNRSATNNNNNNVERCSPKTPPSAESPQTRLLPPQSPAESQRSGTPKSPTSSHKSYDGSSESTKKYPSDSLNALSSMFDSLGSSGAGANSKAKLAAAATAGGSESPENLSSGGNSLAALRQFCVKKEKTA